A single genomic interval of Zonotrichia albicollis isolate bZonAlb1 chromosome 33, bZonAlb1.hap1, whole genome shotgun sequence harbors:
- the LOC141726233 gene encoding olfactory receptor 14A16-like, which produces MSNSSSIRHFLLLALADTRQLQLLHFCLLLGISLAALLGNGLIISAVACGHHLHTPMFFFLLNLALSDLGSICTTVPKAMHNSLWDTRNISYTGCVAQVFLLIFFLGSEFSLLTIMCYDRYMSICKPLHYGTLLGSRACAHMAAAAWASGFLNALLHTANTFSLPLCYGNALSQFFCEIPQILQLSCSNSRLRELGLSVFSICLAFGCFVFIVFSYVQIFRAVLRIPSEQGRHKAFSTCLPHLAVVSLFLSTAMFAYLKPSSISSPSLDLALSLLYSVVPPALNPLIYSLRNQELKAAVWRLMTGCFQEH; this is translated from the coding sequence atgtccaacagcagctccatcaggcacttcctcctgctggcactggcagacacgcggcagctgcagctcctgcacttctgcctcttgctgggcatctccctggctgccctcctgggcaacggcctcatcatcagtgccgtagcctgcggccaccacctgcacacgcccatgttcttcttcctgctcaacctggccctcagcgacctgggctccatctgcaccactgtccccaaagccatgcacaattccctctgggacaccaggaacatctcctacacagggtGTGTTGCACAGGTTTTTCTGCTTATCTTCTTTCTTGGATCagagttttccctcctgaccatcatgtgctacgaccgctacatgtccatctgcaaacccctgcactacgggaccctcctgggcagcagagcttgtgcccacatggcagcagctgcctgggccagtggctttctcaatgctctgctgcacacggccaatacattttccctgcccctgtgctaTGGTAATGCCCTgagccagttcttctgtgaaatcccacagatcctccagctctcctgctcaaaTTCCCGCCTCAGGGAACTTGGACTTAGTGTGTTCTCCATATGTTTagcttttggttgttttgtattcattgttttctcctatgtgcagatcttcagggctgtgctgaggatcccctctgagcagggacggcacaaagccttttccacctgcctccctcacctggctgtggtctccctgttccttaGCACTGCAATGTTTGCTTACCTGAAGccctcctccatctcctccccatccctggatctggccctgtcacttctgtactcagtggtgcctccagccctgaaccccctcatctacagcctgaggaaccaggagctcaaggctgcagtgtggagactgatgactggatgctttcaggaacattaa